CCGCCGCGACGGCACCCTGGTGCCGCGCACCGAGCCCGGAGCCCTACTGACCGACCCGGAGCAGGTGGCCGCGCGCGCGGTGGCGCTGGCGACCGACGGGACTGTAACCGCGACGGACGGCACCAGAATCCCGCTGCGGCCGCGCACCCTGTGCGTCCACAGCGACACCCCGGGGGCCGGAGCCCTTGCGGAGGCGGCCCGCGCCGCGCTGGAGGCAGCCGGGGTGCGCGTGGGGCCGCCCTGGAGCGCTCCGTGATCCAATCTCGTGCGGCGGTCGAGGAGGGCGCGTGAGCCGGCGCCTGCGCGGGTACGTGTTGCGCCACCGCCGTGCCTACCTGATCGGCTTTGCCCTCAGTTTGCTCAGCACCGGGCTGTCCGTGACCAACCCGTGGGTGCTTCGGCTGGCCGTGGACGGCATCCGCTCCGGCGCCGCGCCGCGCCTGCTGGTGGGTCTGGCCGCGGTGTACGTGGGGATCGCGCTGACCGGCGGGTTCATACGGTACCACTGGCGCATGAAAATGCTGGGGGCCGGCCGGCGGATCGAGTACGAGATCCGCAACGACTACTTCGCGCACCTGCAGCGGATGCACCAGGCCTTCTTCCAACACACCCGCACCGGCGACCTGATGGCCCGCGCGATCAACGACCTCAACACCATCAGCCGCCTCGTGGGCGTGGGCATCATGCACTCGTTCAATACCATCTTCATGTTCACCGCGGCGGGGGCGCTGATGTTCACCATAGACCCGCCGCTTGCGCTGGTGGTGATGGTGATCCTGCCCATGGTCAGTCTGGTCTTCGTGCTGCTGGGCCGGCGCATCCACCGGCAGTACGAGCAGGTTCAGGAGCAGTTCAGCACGCTCTCGGCCCGCGCGCAGGAGAACTTCTCGGGAATCCGCGTCGTGAAGGCAT
The Armatimonadota bacterium DNA segment above includes these coding regions:
- a CDS encoding LamB/YcsF family protein, which translates into the protein AHGALYNMAVADAALAGAIAEAAVVFEGLWLYAPPGSAMAAAAESRGIAVAYEAFLDRGYRRDGTLVPRTEPGALLTDPEQVAARAVALATDGTVTATDGTRIPLRPRTLCVHSDTPGAGALAEAARAALEAAGVRVGPPWSAP